A section of the Cydia amplana chromosome 15, ilCydAmpl1.1, whole genome shotgun sequence genome encodes:
- the LOC134654463 gene encoding protein piccolo gives MWDVDSTIIVSIVVSANGLIAKSLDQYLESLSLGGWITAREWQVYEQAGEDGDDARAPAPRVQAFLDDLDPGSLVCDVGCGNGKYLSVNPSVYAVGGDRCTRLTAHARHHDNEVVVCDNLCLPFRDESFDAVLSIAVVHHFATVERRAMALRELARVTRIGGRLLLTVWAMEHEGRNFHSQDVLIPWHRPATLCPPTPAPRRFLSVDHDHNAEPWKSREGSPGSSSLSSPNETCYSFVRRALQRLAGRRSFLPSWRAPAGRAPRAARPEPQAADLPIELRRLDEVLPPRLLTQRSDATKSRSLTDIADVERRALVRSRSSLPSLGPEEPPPKQPPPPEVEPRKKPRLVKQKKSINEDDADEDLDKPTDMKSLVEEMPNFKIHTHRLSSKKPGVFKQTSLNEELMSVERLREKEHLRRNIQKQASLNEEYLYRRPGALDSIRDSIFSTSANTAKKFQSLKNGLTSKFKTSTTNIDKVTVFVRMLQGWKNHGPVPEVPTPNDNTTGSERSYPERRHSKEDGSDSSKDSSLQSDTSVDSEDSFASVIYVPKADGSGDPLSPTPLSPGPTSPRLKVSSVPTSPRMKSSPGLPSPRIKQAFPLIRPPASPSAVQAPVNKILVAQYSLKNYTTSSAVCTAPLKPQSKSQPNSPPKSESDEKLAYTKPVVAIPEPQPIINKIPPPIEIYEKIDPIPPIQEEEETTPSDVTKELLAEISRDIEEIHKLTAESNQMKPRVLQDVKPYPKITLQTVAELPEIPQFKPKEPRKSPTNDNLDSRAADRKRKERIRQVKEMLNKGIPAANVSRRPPFPIVRCNRKAEAIAKSHPKLMSLELFNPATDDVDSDSSGVSSPDSVDSVISVVPEELRKTAMEKDLPNPSIVEPTNEKEDDKPEKSPSISHSPQNLLEAVAEVAATLDETCETVIKSSPRSKRKHLEKLESTEAMAIVQGASSSSSSSNWSLNKLSPGDLRILDDKSRSHTNSSGGSSSSLERLSPGRRSKERSPKLGSTSNSTWSLNRLSPNRLEGRSLDENISKSHRSPTRIPYDSVSMSSTDSEKSISKSESFNRIQNEPLITCKSDMLTKEEDWIADQHERGHHLTEFAEKLSEKLLQEIDQYSKRINEEDFDLPSSSSSEKSISLRLKREEEDRNTQKILDELSDSLQHLDDPYISKIGTDMHGLNKLSAEIQERQKFIASLNDSQETDINKLFPKCGTKLKSKKRSKDVDPIINKYRELKKSMKVTSEEDIYLNNCANIQYNVTKSTEDKLPDMDTKNPDDDSAICSSNGNPEITIDSGAYDTSQSLETGYSLESEISVDSLCTSTDKRSSLKVGQSTDSSDLDKMEISPESITSRSSASTAPLKSGFSIESSDTYAGSDWSRRDKTGSTASLGCASLASLPSCSECSKDRKLLETRSSSEDTAPAATSARAMPHAPLLPSLSDGSDSLPSEGGAVTYHRYYHVFKRGELDQLIEQYVESLHVVSSFYDQASWCVIAEKVQVWTI, from the exons GTTGTGGCAACGGGAAGTACCTGAGCGTGAATCCGTCCGTGTACGCGGTGGGCGGAGACCGCTGCACCCGCCTCACCGCGCACGCCCGCCACCACGACAATGAG GTGGTGGTATGCGACAACCTCTGCCTCCCCTTCCGAGATGAGTCCTTCGACGCTGTGCTGTCCATCGCGGTGGTGCACCACTTCGCCACCGTGGAACGGCGAGCCATGGCGCTACGGGAACTGGCGAGGGTGACCAGGATCGGCGGGAGgttactgctgactgtatgggCTATGGAGCACGAGGGCCGGAATTTTCACTCCCAG GATGTACTAATCCCTTGGCATCGGCCCGCGACGCTGTGTCCGCCCACGCCGGCCCCGCGACGATTCCTCTCCGTCGACCATGACCA TAACGCCGAGCCGTGGAAGAGCCGCGAGGGGTCGCCGGGCTCGTCGTCCCTGTCGTCGCCGAACGAGACGTGCTACTCGTTCGTGCGGCGCGCGCTGCAGCGGCTGGCGGGGCGCCGCTCCTTCCTGCCGTCCTGGCGCGCCCCCGCCGgccgcgcgccgcgcgccgcgcgcccCGAGCCCCAAGCCGCCGACCTGCCCATCGAGCTGCGGAGGCTCGACGAGGTGCTCCCGCCGAGACTCCTCACCCAGCGGTCGGACGCCACCAAGTCGCGGAGCTTGACCGACATCGCCGATGTAGAGCGGCGGGCGCTGGTCCGCTCCCGCTCGAGCCTCCCGAGCCTCGGCCCGGAGGAGCCCCCGCCTAAACAACCTCCCCCGCCCGAAGTCGAGCCGCGGAAGAAACCTCGGCTCGTGAAACAGAAGAAATCTATTAACGAGGACGACGCGGACGAAGACTTGGACAAGCCTACCGACATGAAGAGTCTAGTGGAGGAGATGCCTAATTTTAAAATCCACACGCATAGATTATCTTCCAAGAAGCCTGGAGTTTTTAAGCAGACCTCGCTCAATGAGGAGCTGATGTCCGTCGAGAGGCTCCGCGAGAAGGAGCATCTGAGGAGGAACATTCAGAAGCAGGCGTCGCTCAACGAGGAGTACCTGTACCGTCGTCCGGGGGCTCTCGACTCGATCCGCGACTCCATTTTTTCCACGTCGGCGAACACGGCCAAAAAGTTCCAGTCGCTGAAAAACGGCctcactagtaaattcaaaaCGTCCACAACGAATATAGATAAAGTGACCGTGTTCGTGCGAATGCTGCAGGGTTGGAAGAATCACGGCCCGGTGCCCGAAGTTCCTACGCCAAACGACAATACCACCGGAAGCGAGAGGAGTTATCCGGAAAGGCGGCATTCGAAGGAGGACGGCTCGGATTCGTCAAAGGATAGCAGCTTACAGAGTGACACTAGTGTTGATTCGGAGgacagttttgcgtcggtgatATATGTGCCCAAAGCGGACGGTTCGGGTGATCCCTTATCGCCCACGCCGCTGTCACCCGGACCGACCTCACCCAGGTTAAAGGTGTCTTCAGTACCGACCTCGCCTAGAATGAAAAGTTCACCAGGCCTACCGTCTCCGCGGATAAAACAAGCTTTCCCCTTAATACGACCCCCGGCCTCCCCCAGCGCGGTCCAAGCGCCTGTCAATAAAATACTAGTCGCCCAATATAGTCTTAAAAATTATACCACATCGAGTGCAGTGTGCACAGCTCCTCTGAAACCACAGTCAAAAAGCCAGCCTAATTCACCACCAAAATCGGAGTCAGATGAGAAACTTGCCTATACCAAGCCGGTAGTAGCAATACCAGAACCACAACcaattatcaataaaataccCCCTCCAATAGAAATATATGAAAAAATAGATCCAATACCGCCTATACAAGAGGAGGAAGAAACGACACCTTCCGATGTCACTAAAGAATTATTAGCCGAAATCAGTAGAGATATTGAAGAGATTCACAAACTAACAGCAGAAAGTAATCAGATGAAACCACGTGTTCTTCAAGATGTAAAACCATATCCGAAAATAACATTACAGACGGTGGCAGAACTACCCGAAATCCCACAGTTTAAACCTAAAGAGCCACGGAAATCTCCCACCAATGACAATTTAGATTCAAGAGCAGCCGATCGTAAGCGAAAAGAAAGAATACGGCAAGTTAAAGAGATGCTCAATAAAGGAATTCCAGCAGCGAATGTCAGTAGGAGGCCACCGTTCCCGATAGTAAGATGCAACAGGAAAGCGGAGGCAATAGCCAAGAGTCACCCAAAGCTAATGTCACTGGAATTATTCAACCCGGCCACTGACGATGTAGACAGCGATTCGAGTGGCGTATCGTCACCAGACTCTGTCGACAGCGTTATAAGTGTAGTCCCTGAAGAATTACGAAAGACTGCAATGGAAAAAG ACCTTCCAAACCCATCAATAGTAGAGCCTACTAATGAAAAAGAAGACGACAAGCCCGAGAAATCTCCTTCGATATCTCACTCACCGCAAAACCTTTTAGAAGCAGTAGCTGAAGTCGCTGCTACTTTAGACGAAACCTGCGAAACTGTAATAAAGTCCAGCCCAAGATCGAAGCGAAAGCATTTAGAAAAACTTGAAAGCACTGAAGCGATGGCCATCGTCCAAGGGGCTTCAAGCAGTAGCAGTAGTAGCAACTGGAGTCTTAACAAACTCTCTCCTGGTGACTTGAGGATTTTGGACGACAAGTCCCGGTCACATACCAACTCGAGTGGTGGAAGCTCTTCAAGCCTGGAGCGACTCTCGCCAGGCCGGAGGTCAAAAGAGCGCTCTCCAAAACTCGGCAGCACAAGCAACTCTACTTGGAGTCTAAATCGATTGTCACCCAACAGACTCGAAGGACGATCCCTAGACGAAAACATCAGCAAGAGCCACAGGAGCCCAACCAGAATACCCTACGATTCTGTTTCAATGTCAAGCACCGACTCTGAGAAATCTATCTCAAAATCAGAGAGCTTCAATAGGATACAGAATGAACCTCTCATTACGTGCAAATCGGACATGCTTACTAAAGAAGAAGATTGGATAGCTGATCAGCACGAGCGCGGTCATCATTTAACGGAATTTGCCGAGAAACTTAGCGAGAAATTGCTTCAGGAAATAGACCAATACTCCAAGCGGATCAACGAGGAAGATTTCGACTTGccaagtagtagtagtagcgaGAAAAGTATTTCCCTTAGACTTAAACGGGAAGAGGAAGACAGGAATACACAAAAGATTCTAGACGAGCTCTCTGATAGCTTACAACACCTAGACGATCCATACATTAGTAAAATAGGAACTGACATGCATGGCTTGAATAAACTGAGCGCCGAAATTCAAGAGCGGCAAAAATTCATAGCATCCTTAAACGACTCTCAAGAGACGGATATAAATAAACTTTTCCCAAAATGCGGAACTAAGCTAAAAAGCAAAAAGAGGTCGAAAGACGTCGACCCTATTATAAACAAATATAGGGAACTTAAAAAGAGCATGAAAGTAACCAGCGAAGAAGACATCTATCTAAATAACTGTGCCAACATCCAATATAACGTGACTAAATCTACAGAAGACAAATTACCTGACATGGACACTAAAAATCCGGACGATGATAGCGCGATTTGCTCGAGCAACGGGAACCCTGAGATCACAATCGATTCTGGAGCTTATGACACCAGCCAGTCGCTCGAAACCGGGTACTCGCTTGAGTCAGAAATAAGTGTAGACTCACTATGTACCAGTACTGACAAAAGGTCGTCACTCAAAGTCGGACAGTCGACTGACTCGAGCGATCTTGACAAGATGGAGATAAGTCCAGAGTCAATCACGTCACGATCAAGTGCCAGCACAGCGCCACTAAAGTCTGGATTTTCAATTGAGTCCAGCGACACGTATGCAGGAAGCGATTGGAGTCGACGTGATAAAACTGGAAGCACCGCTTCGCTCGGCTGCGCGAGTTTAGCCTCTTTACCTTCATGCAGCGAGTGCTCCAAGGATAGAAAGCTGTTGGAAACGCGGTCGTCTTCAGAAGACACAGCCCCGGCAGCGACATCAGCTAGAGCTATGCCTCACGCCCCACTCCTGCCTTCTCTGAGTGACGGTTCAGACAGCTTACCCTCGGAAGGAGGGGCAGTAACCTACCACAGATACTATCACGTTTTTAAAAGAGGCGAGCTAGATCAACTCATCGAGCAGTACGTCGAGAGTCTCCACGTCGTCTCATCCTTTTACGACCAAGCCAGCTGGTGTGTGATCGCGGAAAAAGTTCAAGTGTGGACTATTTAA